Below is a window of Pseudomonas sp. B21-040 DNA.
CGAAGTCCTTCGCTGACTTCTGGGCACACTCGTCGAAGCCGAGCTTGTCCATTTCATTCAGCATGTCGTTACGCACCGGGATCGACCCTTTGTTCATGCTGAAGACTTTCTGGAAGTCAGTGCCCAATGCGACCTTGGCCAGGTCTTGCTGGGCAGCGATGTCACCCTTGCGATCCGCTTTGAGCTTGAACACCGCCAGGGAGTCGATGTTGTAGGTGAAGGCTTTTTCGGTGCCCGGGAACGGTACGCACTGGTAGTCCTTGCCCGCGACTTTCTTCGCCGCTGTCCATTCGCTTTTCGCCCAGTCGCCCATCATCTGCATGCCGGCCTTGCCGCCGATGACGTCGGCGGCGGCGATGTTCCAGTCACGACCGGCGCGGTTCGGGTCCATGTAGCCGGTGATTTTTTTCAGTTCGGTGAACGACTTGGTCATCTCCGGGCCGGAGAGGGTTTTCTGGTCCAGGTCAACCAGGGCTTTCTTGTAACCGTCGGCGCCCATGACCGAGAGCACCACGTCTTCAAACACGGTGCTGTCCTGCCAAGGCTGACCGCCGTGGGCCAGGGCGATGAAGCCTGCGGCTTTGAGCTTGTCGCCAGCGGCATAGAATTCTTCGAGGGTGGTCGGGGCTTTTTCGATCCCGGCTTTCTTGAACACTTCCGGGTTGATCCACAGCCAGTTCACACGGTGAATGTTCACCGGAACGGCGACGTAGTCACCTTCGTACTTCACGGTATCGGAGACTTTCCTGGACAGCAGGCCATCCCAGTTTTCCGACTTGGAAACGTCTTTCAACGCGTCGGTGCTGAGCAGGCCAGTGCTGCCCCACTCCTGGATGTCCGGGCCTTTGATCTGTGCGACGCCCGGCGGGTTACCCGCTACGGCGCGGCTTTTGAGCACGGTCATGGCCGTAGAACCACCACCGCCGGCGACAGCGCCGTCTTTCCAGGTGAAGCCGTCTTTTTCGACTTGAGCCTTGAGCACATCGACCGCTGCTTTTTCACCACCCGACGTCCACCAGTGAACAACTTCCACGGAACCTTTGGATTCGGCGGCAAGCACACTGAGAGGGAGCGCAGACAGGGAGGCGAGAGAAATGACAGTAGCGAGGCGAGAAATCGCATTCATCTAGAAGTACCTTTCTTGTTGTTATGCATGCAAGTCTGGTGCTTGCGCTGCATAGGATTTTAAACAGGAGTTATCCCCTCGCAGGTAACGAAGGGACGCTGGAATGTCACTGCATGGTTACACAGGAGCGCTCTGTGATAACTGCCCCAGAGCGGTGGCCATGCTCGGCGCCAGAGGCAGACGCGGAATCAATACGGCTTGCCAGGCGTGATACAGGTCGGGTTTACCGGCCCAGATATCAGCGCTTGGGCGGTTTTGCGGATCCAGCTCATGGTGCCAACTGCCGTCGCAACGATCGATAAAATGACTGTCACAGAATTCCCAGAATAGCCGGTACCAGGTTTCGTATCGCGCATCGCCGGTGCGTTTAAGCAACGCACTGGCGGCGGCACTGGCTTCGCAATGGGTCCAGTGCAGACGGTGGCGAACCACCGCCCGATTGTCCCAGTCGAGGGTGTAGACAATCCCGGGCAGCCCATCGACATCCCAGCCGTGACGGCAGTTGTGGTCGAAGAGTTTTTGCGCGTCGGTGGCGAGCCAGCCTGGCGTGAGCATTCCCGCCTGAACCCGCGCCGCTTCAAGGTGCAGCACCAGTCGCGCCCATTCAAAACCGTGGCCCGGTGTGGTGCCGTAGGGGCGAAAACCGTCGGCCGGGTTGTCGTGGTTGTACTCGCGTAGCGGCTGCCACTGACGGTCGAAATGCTCGATCACCAGATAATCATTGGCCGCGGCATGACCGTGAATAACGCGCTCGACGATGCGTTGTGCACGGCACAGCCAGCGGTTGTCCTGGGTGACATCGGCCAGTGCGAGGAAGGCTTCGGTGGCGTGCATGTTGCTGTTGGCACCGCGATAGGCCTCCTCTTCACGCCAGTCGCGATTGAAGGATTCGCGCATCGCGCCCTCCTCCTCGCTCCAGAAATGCGTGTCGATGATATTGATTGCATCGTCGAGCAAGGCTTGTGCGCCGGGACGCTGGGCGACGACGGCGGAACTGGCGGCCAACGCAACAAAGGCGTGCAGGTAGGCGGCCTTACCAGTGTTGCCGTCGCGATGATGCGCGACCGCAAACCAGCCCCCGTGTTCGGCATCGCGCAGCGGCCCGCTGAGGGCGCGGACGCCGTGATCCACCAACTCCGCAAACCCCGCAAGCCCCTGGATGTGCGCCATGGCGAAGCTGTGGGTCATGCGGGCGGTGTTCATGGTTTCGGCGTAGGCGTTGGCCGGCAGGCGGCCTTTTTCATCCAGATTGCCGAAGCCGTCGGCAAGCGTTGAAGCCTTGGCAAACGCCAGCAGGCGCAGGCCTTCAGCTGCAAGCCATTGCTGATGGGCAGGCGCGTTCAGCCAACTGCTGAACGCCGGTTGGAAGGTGTCCATGGCATACCTTTTTTGTTGTTATGACTGGAGGGCAGTCTAAACAACGGGCGATGACAGGCAGGTAACGAAGGGGGCGAGTTATGTCACCAGTCTGTGACATTCGCCTTGAGGAGTGTGTTGAATGGTCTGACGCCATCGCGAGCAAGCTCGGCTCCTACAGGATGGGCGCAATACCTGTGGGAGCAAAGCTTGCTCGCGATGAACGATAACGCGGTCTGACTAGTCAACACTTCGCGGTAACTGAAGTGTCACCCGCAACCCACCCTCACGCAGGTTTTGCAGGCTCACTTCCCCACCATGGCTATGCGCAATGTTGCGCGCAATTCCCAGCCCCAGCCCATACCCCTGCTGCTGCCCGGCCAGGCGGAAGTGCGGTTCGAAGACCTGTTCCAACCGTTGCTCGGGCACGCCCGGCCCTTCGTCATCGACGTGCAGAACAAACGCACTGTCGTCATCATCGATGTGCAAATGCGCGTTTTGTCCGTACTTCAAGGCGTTGTCGATCAGGTTGCCAATGCAGCGTTTAAGCGCCAACGGTTTGCCGGGGTACGCTGCCAGCGCCCGCCCCTGCTGAGTCACGCGACCATTGCCATTGGGCGCCAGATACGGCTCCACCAGGCAATCAAGCACATGGTTGAGGTCCACCGGTTCGATGTTTTCGTGAATGTCGGTGTCTTTCACGCATTGCAACGCGCCTTTGACCAGCAACTCCAGCTCATCCAGATCCCGTCCGAACTTGGCTTGCAGCTTTTCGTCTTCCAGCAATTCCACGCGAAGGCGCAAGCGAGTGATGGGCGTACGCAGGTCATGGGAAATCGCACTGAACAACTGGCTGCGCTCGGTCAGGTACCGGCTGATGCGTTCGCGCATGGCATTGAATGCACGGCTCACTTCGACCACTTCACTGCCGCCGCCCTCAGCCACCGATTGCACGTCGGCCCCCAGCGACATGTCCCGGGCGGCACGGGCCAGGCGTTTGAGCGGACGGCTCTGCCAGTGCACCAGCAAACCGATGAACAGCAGCAGAAAACCGCTGGTGAGCACAATGAACCAGACCTGCTGCGCCGGCAGCCCCTGCTCTTCAAGACTGGTGTAGGGCTCGGGCAGCAGCGAGGCGATGTACAGCCATTCACCCGGCGCCATCTGGATTTGCGTAACCAGCACAGGCGGGTTCACCGGCTCCAGCGTCAAGGCGTAGTGCGCCCATGAGCGTGGCAATTCGTCGAGCTTCAAGCCACCGTTGAAAATTCGCAGGTCTTCGGGGCTGACGAAGGTCACCGAAATGTCGGTGTCCTGGCCCAGTGACTGGCGCAGCACTTCGTCCACCGCTTTGAGCACCGCTTCCTTGCGCGGGGTGATCGGCAGCACGTCCATGCCCAAGGGTTTGTCGTTGAGGGTCACCACGAATCGGGTGCCGCCCATACTGCGCAATTGGTCCAGCACCAACGGCCTGAAAGCGACCGGCAGCGAGCGGAAATAACTGACGCTGGCCGTCATCGAATGCGCCAGGCTGCGGGCACTGGTGACCAGGCCTTCAAGCTGCGTCGCGCGCAATTGCGACACCCAGATCACGCTCGACAACGTCTGCGCAAACAACACCGCCAGCAACGTCAGCAGCAACATCCGCCCCAGCAGCGAACGCGGCATCGGCACCTTGGCCGCAAGCTTGCGCAAAGACTCAGTGGCCATTGCTGGCAATCACATTGGCGGCCAGTTGATAGCCGCTGCCGCGCACGGTGCGAATCAATCGTGGCGGTTTTTCAGTGTCACGCAGGCGTTGACGCAAACGGCTGACCGCCATGTCGACGATGCGGTCCAACGGCATCAAATCGCGACCCCGGGTGGCGTTGCCGATGGTGTCTCGATCGAGGATTTCCTGGGGGTGGTCGAGGAACAGTTTCAGCAACGCGAAATCGGCGCCGGACAGAATCACTTCTTCACCGTCGGTGTGGAACAGTCGATGGCTGACCATGTCCAGGCGCCAGTCATCGAAGGCCAGCACTTCGCCGCCGTTGCGTTCCTGACCGAACTGCGCGCGGCGCAACAACGCCTTGATGCGCGCCTGCAATTCACGTGGGCTGAACGGTTTGCCAAGGTAATCGTCAGCACCCAGCTCCAGGCCAATGACCCGGTCGGCTTCGTCGGAGCTGGCGGTGAGCATGATGATCGGCACTTGCGCCTGACGCGGGTGCTGGCGAACCCAGCGGCAGAGGCTGAAGCCATCTTCGTCCGGGAGCATCACATCGAGGATCACCAGATCGCTCGGCGCCTCGTTCAGCGCCTGGCGAAAACCGGCGCCATCGGGCGTGGTGCGGACCTGGAAACCGGCGCGGGTCAGGTAGGTGTCCAGCAACTCGCGTATCTCTTGATCGTCATCGACCAACAAAATCGACTTGTTGACTGAGCTCACGGGGCGGCGTCCTTGTTGTTTGAATTGGGCGGATTATGCCTGATCGTGCAAAGAACGTTGGTGTCTGTGAGGGCCCCATCGCGAGCAAGCTCGGCTCCTACAGGTCATCACAACCCTGTGTAGGAGCCGAGCTTGCTCGCGATGAATGGTACTCGGTCTCAAGCCTGTTCCAGCGCCACACCCGCGCCCATCAGGCCGGAATACGGCGCTGTCACCAGCCACACCGGAATGCCTTTGAAGTAGTCGCTCATGCACCCCTTGTCGGCGAAGCACTTGGCGAAACCGCTTTCAAGGAAGAAATCGGCGAATCGCGGAATCACCCCGCCCACGATGTACACGCCACCGCGCGCGCCGGTGGTCAGCACGTTGTTGCCGGCCACGCGGCCAAGCCAGCAGCAGAACTGCTCCAGCACCTCCAGTGCAATCGGATCACCAGCCAACCCTGCAGCGGTAATCGCTTCCGGGGTTTCAAGTACCGGCGTGTGACCGTCCACCGCGCAAATCGCCCGATAGACCCGCGGCAAGCCGCCGCCGCTCAGGGCCGTTTCAGCACTGACATGGCCGATCTCATTGAAGATGTGCTGCCACAACTGGGTCTCCCGTGGACTGCTCAGCGGCAAGTCGACGTGACCGCCTTCTCCGGGCAACGCGGCAAAACGCCCTTCCCCCAGACCCAGCAAGGTGCCGACGCCAAGACCAGTGCCCGGACCAATCACCACGGCCGGGCGCAACGGTTCCGGCATGCCTTCGCAGACCACGCGGAATTCGCCGGGCTGCAAACGGGTCATGCCCAGCGCCATGGCCGAGAAGTCATTGACCAGCAACAGCTGCTCGACCTGCAAGGTCTCGCAGAAACCCTTGCGGCTCAGTCGCCAGTGATTGTTGGTGAACTTGAATTCATCGCCACTCACGGGACCGGCCACCGACAGGCACACCGAGCCGGAGCGAACATCGGGCGCCAGCAACAAAAAAGAGAGCAGGGAAAGGGAAGGAGAGCAAGGCAGGAAAAGGAGAAGGGGCCAGAGGCGGACTGAAGGAGCAGAGCACACGGGACCGATATGGAAAGGGGAGGGGGGGGGAAAAAAAAGAGAAAAGATGGGAGGGGGGACAAAAGAGGGGCAACTGACCCATAAAGCCCCAGGGGGAAAGGAAGATGATCAGGGAGAAAGCGTGAAGAAGGCGATGGAGCCAGGACTGACGACAGGAGCTGAAGAGCGGCCATATGCAAAGGAGAGGAAAATCGAAAGCAGGGCAAGACCACGCTGCCACTGTTATTGCCCCAAACGCCTCTGGGCAGCGAAAGCAAGGCGGAGCGAGGAACGGAGATACTCACTGCCAGCCCGCACCAAGAGAGCACACCAGGACGCGGAAACAGCCAGAGGCACCCCCCCGGAGGGGCACACGTTTGCAAAGCTGCAGCGGAGCGGCCACCGTAGAGTCTACCCCAAGTCACAGGTTTGCACTAGGAACTTGTACGACGCCCATCGCCAGCAGACAGCTCCAAAGCCACACTATCTTCCGACCCGTCACCAGTCTCACGCCGCACGGGGGGACGCCGCGCACACGCGAAGAGGGTTCCAGGACCCCCCGGCCAGAAGAGCCGGGCCGGACATGACGACAGAATCCGCATGAATCTAGAGCAAGGAACGACCCAACTACGAGCATACGCCCGTCCGGCACCCGCGCACTTTGAAAGCCCGATTCCCGGCACCGCAACGCCCCCAGGAAATAGTGCCGGACCGGTAATTTAGCCGCTGGCCCTGTCATATTTGGCTATTTTTTTCCCCCCGGTGCCTTCCCTTTTGTCGTCAGGGTTGCGCCCCCCGTGGCCATTCCTGGCCGCGCCTCGCTTCCCCTATTGCCAGCTCCTCACGCACAGGCCGTTGGCCGCTTCCTTCCTCGCGACCGTTACTCCTTTCTCCCCAGCAAACCGGCCTTGAACGCATCGGCCAGGTCCTGCTGATCCTGGAACACCATCGCCGGTGCTTCGACGATCTGGTTTTCCAAGGCTACGGCCGATACTTTCATCACGCCGCGGCCCAGGTTGCCTTCCATCACGCGCAAACCGCCTTCTGGCGAGAACGCACGAGCGACCGGGCGCAGGATGCTTTCGTCGAGGCTGTCGGTCACGCCTTCGCGCCAGACCAGTTCGCCGTTATCGAGGAACGGTTCCATGGTGTAACGGCGCAGGCCGTGACCCAGCACGGTGTTGACGTTTTCGTGGAGCAGCCCGGCGTCCAGCAGTTCGCGGATCAAGAACGACATGCCGCCCGCCGCCTGGAAGTGGTTGATGTCGGCTTTGCCGTTCGGGTAGACGTGGCTCAGGGTCGGCACGACTTCGGAGAGATCGGCCATGTCCTGCCAGGTCAACTGGATACCCGCCGCCATGGCGATGGCCGGCATGTGCAAGGTGTGGTTGGTCGAGCCGCCCGTGGCATGCAGCGCCACGATGGAGTTGACCAGCGAACGCTCGTCGACGATTTCGCCGATTGGCATGAAGTCGCCATTCTGCTTGGTCAGACGCGTGACCTGATGCGCCGCTTCGCGAGTCAAGGCATCACGCAGTGGCGTGTTCGGGTTGACGAAGGAGGCGCCCGGCAAGTGCAGGCCCATGACTTCCATCAGCAATTGGTTAGTGTTGGCGGTGCCGTAGAACGTGCAGGTGCCAGGGCTGTGGTAGGAATTCATTTCCGATTCCAGCAGTTCTTCACGGCTGGCCTTGCCTTCGGCGTA
It encodes the following:
- a CDS encoding ABC transporter substrate-binding protein, giving the protein MNAISRLATVISLASLSALPLSVLAAESKGSVEVVHWWTSGGEKAAVDVLKAQVEKDGFTWKDGAVAGGGGSTAMTVLKSRAVAGNPPGVAQIKGPDIQEWGSTGLLSTDALKDVSKSENWDGLLSRKVSDTVKYEGDYVAVPVNIHRVNWLWINPEVFKKAGIEKAPTTLEEFYAAGDKLKAAGFIALAHGGQPWQDSTVFEDVVLSVMGADGYKKALVDLDQKTLSGPEMTKSFTELKKITGYMDPNRAGRDWNIAAADVIGGKAGMQMMGDWAKSEWTAAKKVAGKDYQCVPFPGTEKAFTYNIDSLAVFKLKADRKGDIAAQQDLAKVALGTDFQKVFSMNKGSIPVRNDMLNEMDKLGFDECAQKSAKDFVADDKTGGLQPSMAHNMATSLAVQGAIFDVVTNFMNDKDADPAKASAQLASAVKAAQ
- a CDS encoding AGE family epimerase/isomerase, which codes for MDTFQPAFSSWLNAPAHQQWLAAEGLRLLAFAKASTLADGFGNLDEKGRLPANAYAETMNTARMTHSFAMAHIQGLAGFAELVDHGVRALSGPLRDAEHGGWFAVAHHRDGNTGKAAYLHAFVALAASSAVVAQRPGAQALLDDAINIIDTHFWSEEEGAMRESFNRDWREEEAYRGANSNMHATEAFLALADVTQDNRWLCRAQRIVERVIHGHAAANDYLVIEHFDRQWQPLREYNHDNPADGFRPYGTTPGHGFEWARLVLHLEAARVQAGMLTPGWLATDAQKLFDHNCRHGWDVDGLPGIVYTLDWDNRAVVRHRLHWTHCEASAAASALLKRTGDARYETWYRLFWEFCDSHFIDRCDGSWHHELDPQNRPSADIWAGKPDLYHAWQAVLIPRLPLAPSMATALGQLSQSAPV
- a CDS encoding ATP-binding protein, whose translation is MATESLRKLAAKVPMPRSLLGRMLLLTLLAVLFAQTLSSVIWVSQLRATQLEGLVTSARSLAHSMTASVSYFRSLPVAFRPLVLDQLRSMGGTRFVVTLNDKPLGMDVLPITPRKEAVLKAVDEVLRQSLGQDTDISVTFVSPEDLRIFNGGLKLDELPRSWAHYALTLEPVNPPVLVTQIQMAPGEWLYIASLLPEPYTSLEEQGLPAQQVWFIVLTSGFLLLFIGLLVHWQSRPLKRLARAARDMSLGADVQSVAEGGGSEVVEVSRAFNAMRERISRYLTERSQLFSAISHDLRTPITRLRLRVELLEDEKLQAKFGRDLDELELLVKGALQCVKDTDIHENIEPVDLNHVLDCLVEPYLAPNGNGRVTQQGRALAAYPGKPLALKRCIGNLIDNALKYGQNAHLHIDDDDSAFVLHVDDEGPGVPEQRLEQVFEPHFRLAGQQQGYGLGLGIARNIAHSHGGEVSLQNLREGGLRVTLQLPRSVD
- a CDS encoding response regulator: MSSVNKSILLVDDDQEIRELLDTYLTRAGFQVRTTPDGAGFRQALNEAPSDLVILDVMLPDEDGFSLCRWVRQHPRQAQVPIIMLTASSDEADRVIGLELGADDYLGKPFSPRELQARIKALLRRAQFGQERNGGEVLAFDDWRLDMVSHRLFHTDGEEVILSGADFALLKLFLDHPQEILDRDTIGNATRGRDLMPLDRIVDMAVSRLRQRLRDTEKPPRLIRTVRGSGYQLAANVIASNGH